The Paenibacillus sp. G2S3 region AGGTCCTTCTGCACCGTTCGCCTCTTCCTGTCCTTCATATACTTCCTCTTCTGCTGCCAGAGTCTCAATAATACGCTCTGAGGCACCCTTTGCCTTCTGAATCTGTGTGAAGAACGTAGTCAATTGAGTAAGTGGCATAATAATCTGAATAAGATAAAGAATAAAGGCGACTAGTTCTCCAGCCGTCAAGACGCCGGAAGATACCTGCATTCCACCATAACCGATAATGACTACAAGCAACATCATAAAAACAAAGGAGACGAGTGGACTGATCATCGCGCTAATCTTGCCTTCACGAATACCAAAGGAAAGCAGGTTCATAATTCCACTCTTGCCTGCCTCGTACTCTTTTTTCTCTGCGCCCGAGGATTTGACTAGACGGATCTCTGATAAAACACCACTAAGTGTAGCGGTAAAAGAAGCGGTCTCGTCTTGCATCCCCTTGGAAATTTTGTACATCTGCCGTCCAAGCGGTACTAGAATCAGCGCAGACAGTGGAAGAACAGTAAATAGAACAAGCGTCATTTTCCAATTTAAAAACAGTAAAACTGAGATCGAACCTACAATGGAGATCACTCCGGTAAATAGACTGGCTAGATGCTCAGAAATCAGCGTTTTGATGATCCCCGTATCATTCGTCATGCGGCTGACACTTTCTCCTGTTCGGTTGTCATTATAATAAGCCACAGGCAGAACTAGAAATTTACGCCACAATCGATCCCGCAGACCTGCAACCATCTTCTGGCCCACATAATTCAGCAGGTAGATGGAGATTCCTCCGGCAATCGTCTGTGCGATAAACGCGGCTGCAATGCCCACAATTTGCAGCTTGCTAACGGAAGCCAGGGAGAAGCCATCCACCAAGTTCTTAGTGAACATCGGGATGACCAGACTGACCAAAGTTGATATCATGCTTAGCGCAATGGCTATAGCCAATAAGCCGTATGAAGGCTTGGTTTCTCTTAGTAGCGTTAAGAACGGCTTCAGCGCCATCTTTCGCTTGGGATCGGATTTCTTCATAACATTAATTCCCCTTTTCTTAATAGCTCTACGAGAAAAGCATAGCAATATCTTTCTCGCCTTACACCCATCCTATCTACAGATTGTAAACTGAAGTTAAACCCGCTGATCTGGCATTGTGCGGACATCCTACGGAATTACCATCGGGCAAAATAATACCCGTTACACTTAGTGTTTATGCCTCCTACGGAAGCGTTCACGCATTTTTTGTCGCTTATCGTCTCAAACATAAATAAAACCCAAAATAATGTAAAAAAGTAAAAAAGGGTGTTTGTATCCCTTTTCAACACGTGTTACAGTGATAGAAGGGCCTACTATTGGCCACTCTACTCCAAGCAAGATATTTAGTGAGAAAGGAGTGAACCATTTGCGAAAAGGCGTTATTCCATCTTCTATCACGTCTTTAAAATGGTTCAATTTTTTTGTATATGGAACCATGGTCCTCTTCACCAGCTTCTTTCAACTATACCTGCTGGATGTAGGGATGAACAAATTAGAGATTGGTGTCTTATTCTCTATGGGAGCGCTAGTATCCATATTTGCAAATCCATTTTGGGCGTTCTTAACAGACCGTTCTCAGAATATACGGCGTATCGTTTTGCTTATGTTATTCGGAACGCTAGTGTTCTCACAGTTTATGTTTCGAGCAAATACATATGAAACGATCTACAACGCCATTATTTTGTTCTATTTCTTCCAAGGACCACTATTTGCTCAAAGCAACACAATGATTCTCAGCTATATTGACGGAACTAATCAGCGTTTCCGTTCTTTCCGGCTTTGGGGTTCAATAGGGTGGGCACTGATCGCGATTGTCGCCGGCTTTATCCTGGATTGGGCTGATGTATCCATCTTGACCTATCTGCTTACAGCGTTACTAGGTGCATCAATCCTATCCGTTCTTGTATTGCCTAAAATTAACCATTCTATTATGAGAGCTCCGATGCCGTATAAGGGCTTAAGTAAGTTAATTTTCAATCCTTTTTTCTTGTGTTTTTTAGTGTTTGGTATTCTGGTATCCATACCAAACACTATGAACACCACATTTATATCCTTGTATATTACGGATCTGGGCGGTTCTAAAAAAATGATTGGTCTTGCCGTATTCCTCTCCTCCATTTTGGAGGTAGGCGTATTCGTTCTCTGTGACCGATTCCTGAAACGTAAAATTTCTGTTCTGCTCGGCTGGCTTGCATTGGTCAGTGGTTTGTTCG contains the following coding sequences:
- a CDS encoding MFS transporter, coding for MRKGVIPSSITSLKWFNFFVYGTMVLFTSFFQLYLLDVGMNKLEIGVLFSMGALVSIFANPFWAFLTDRSQNIRRIVLLMLFGTLVFSQFMFRANTYETIYNAIILFYFFQGPLFAQSNTMILSYIDGTNQRFRSFRLWGSIGWALIAIVAGFILDWADVSILTYLLTALLGASILSVLVLPKINHSIMRAPMPYKGLSKLIFNPFFLCFLVFGILVSIPNTMNTTFISLYITDLGGSKKMIGLAVFLSSILEVGVFVLCDRFLKRKISVLLGWLALVSGLFVLRWWFMADATTALQVVFIQILHCITFGGFFYVGTQLTMLLIPRPYRSSGQALYTLSWSGISGFIGGILGGWMYQYLGAQSMYQTGVFLTLIGTLGFGFMWLFVSRGGYRPPTEEDEEIFDIEAL
- a CDS encoding ABC transporter ATP-binding protein, translating into MKKSDPKRKMALKPFLTLLRETKPSYGLLAIAIALSMISTLVSLVIPMFTKNLVDGFSLASVSKLQIVGIAAAFIAQTIAGGISIYLLNYVGQKMVAGLRDRLWRKFLVLPVAYYNDNRTGESVSRMTNDTGIIKTLISEHLASLFTGVISIVGSISVLLFLNWKMTLVLFTVLPLSALILVPLGRQMYKISKGMQDETASFTATLSGVLSEIRLVKSSGAEKKEYEAGKSGIMNLLSFGIREGKISAMISPLVSFVFMMLLVVIIGYGGMQVSSGVLTAGELVAFILYLIQIIMPLTQLTTFFTQIQKAKGASERIIETLAAEEEVYEGQEEANGAEGPISVEGLSFGYKNGEKVLNDVSFQMLPGQVTAIVGPSGGGKTTLFSLLERFYEPQSGLIKLGDKPVSTFSLRSWRKLIGYVSQESPLLAGTIAENLTYGLDRDVSREEMHAAAAMAYADGFIDALPEGYNTDVGERGVKLSGGQRQRIAIARALLRNPKILMLDEATSSLDSQSEAVVQKALSNLMKGRTTIVIAHRLATVVNAEQIIFMEKGQITGMGRHEELLDNHELYREFATQQLQMNNPEIQDNKEEAPVIHDKNTSSGRRSAHPRIGRSISES